In Aquiflexum balticum DSM 16537, a single genomic region encodes these proteins:
- a CDS encoding IS110 family RNA-guided transposase: MKKIHQNTAGIDIGSRSIYVDIEGKEVASFETFTSDFRKAAVYLIEAGVTSVAMEATGSYWVILYDILTEAGLDVWLVDGRQTKQVPGRKTDVKDCQWINQLHAHGLLNRCFVAEGLMKELRSYQRLREDHIRSMSMHINHMQKALIEMNIRLPEVLSQVHGASGTVMIEAILQGERDPQKLLSLCHHSLIKKKGEKIVKALEGFYTEAGLFALKQAYEAYRFYKAQISDCDKKIQDTFNKQNMDLYEFPKGMKRKQIRHNKPDVSDLGKYLLKIFGGKDATKLSGFTDYTWFQVLTETGPDLSRWKTEKHFTSWLGLSPGQHQSGRKKKNKSKGRPKAGQIFRVIAQGLLNSKKIALGAFGRRLCGRKGPRVAIKAMARKLAEQYWRLMVKGSDFVEFGIKYYEEIMQKQKMKLIQRLAVELNMDIVPQEIEEKILNLHEE, translated from the coding sequence ATGAAAAAGATCCATCAAAACACAGCTGGTATCGATATAGGCTCCAGGAGCATCTATGTCGACATCGAAGGAAAAGAAGTCGCGAGTTTTGAAACCTTTACTTCAGACTTCAGGAAAGCCGCAGTTTATCTAATAGAAGCAGGTGTCACTTCTGTTGCCATGGAAGCGACCGGCAGCTATTGGGTTATTCTCTATGATATCCTTACAGAGGCAGGACTTGATGTCTGGCTTGTTGACGGACGCCAGACCAAACAGGTCCCAGGCAGGAAAACCGATGTGAAAGACTGTCAGTGGATCAACCAACTCCACGCCCATGGGCTGTTGAACAGGTGCTTTGTAGCTGAAGGTCTGATGAAAGAGCTCCGCTCTTACCAAAGGCTCAGAGAGGACCATATCCGGAGTATGTCCATGCATATAAACCATATGCAGAAAGCACTTATTGAAATGAATATCAGGCTTCCCGAGGTTCTCAGCCAGGTGCACGGTGCCAGCGGAACGGTGATGATAGAAGCCATCCTCCAAGGAGAAAGGGACCCCCAGAAACTACTTTCCCTGTGCCATCACAGTCTGATAAAGAAAAAGGGTGAGAAAATAGTAAAAGCTCTTGAAGGGTTTTATACCGAAGCAGGACTGTTTGCACTTAAACAGGCCTATGAGGCATACAGGTTTTACAAAGCCCAGATATCAGACTGTGATAAGAAGATCCAGGATACATTCAATAAGCAAAACATGGACCTGTACGAGTTCCCAAAAGGTATGAAGCGAAAACAGATCAGGCATAATAAACCCGATGTTTCGGATTTGGGAAAATACCTTCTGAAAATATTCGGTGGCAAGGATGCCACCAAGCTGTCCGGGTTCACCGATTATACATGGTTTCAAGTGTTGACCGAAACGGGTCCGGATCTTTCCAGATGGAAGACCGAAAAACACTTTACCAGCTGGTTGGGGCTATCCCCTGGCCAGCACCAATCGGGTAGAAAGAAAAAGAACAAGTCCAAAGGCAGACCGAAAGCCGGCCAGATATTCAGGGTAATTGCCCAAGGGCTATTGAACAGCAAGAAAATTGCACTCGGGGCATTCGGCAGAAGACTATGTGGAAGAAAAGGTCCGAGGGTAGCCATCAAGGCCATGGCAAGAAAACTTGCAGAGCAATATTGGAGGTTAATGGTAAAAGGATCTGATTTTGTAGAGTTCGGTATAAAATATTACGAGGAAATCATGCAAAAACAAAAAATGAAATTGATACAAAGGCTAGCAGTGGAACTGAACATGGATATTGTCCCACAAGAAATTGAAGAGAAAATCCTTAATTTACATGAAGAATGA
- the hutI gene encoding imidazolonepropionase, producing the protein MPTIKHTLIGPIRQAVTMANLPLKGALKDEQMEIISEAGILIKNDRILQIGSYWDMYPEAQSIGAEILNLKGDFVALPGLIDCHTHICFGGSRAKDYAMRNAGKSYLEIAKAGGGIWDTVTKTRKAGLEKLVQLTIQRANRHLKDGITTIEVKSGYGLSVEEELKMLRAIKQARENTHADLIPTCLAAHIPPKDFEGTHRDYLKAIAEELFPILKEEGLSNRIDAFIEDTAFSAEDIQSYFHKAKEMGFDITVHADQFYAGGSQVAVDFGAISADHLEASGEKEIRILAALDTIAVALPGASMGLGVPYTPARKLLDAGASLAIASDWNPGSAPMGDLLMQASILGTFEKLSNAEVLAGITCRAAAALNLNDRGHLVSGLLADIILFPTDDYREITYQQGRLKPGMVFKNGVRV; encoded by the coding sequence ATGCCAACCATCAAACACACCCTAATTGGTCCCATCCGCCAAGCTGTCACCATGGCAAACCTTCCATTAAAGGGGGCCTTGAAAGACGAGCAGATGGAAATAATTTCTGAAGCAGGAATCCTGATCAAAAATGACCGCATCCTTCAGATCGGAAGTTATTGGGATATGTATCCTGAAGCACAATCCATCGGTGCGGAAATCCTGAATCTCAAAGGTGACTTTGTTGCCTTACCAGGGCTGATCGACTGCCATACCCATATCTGTTTTGGCGGAAGCAGGGCAAAAGATTACGCCATGCGCAATGCAGGAAAATCCTATCTCGAAATCGCCAAAGCCGGTGGCGGCATATGGGACACAGTAACAAAAACCAGAAAAGCCGGTTTGGAAAAACTTGTCCAACTGACAATCCAACGTGCCAATAGGCACTTAAAAGACGGCATCACGACCATAGAAGTCAAAAGTGGTTATGGCCTATCTGTGGAAGAAGAATTGAAAATGCTCAGGGCAATCAAACAAGCCAGAGAAAATACCCATGCGGATCTTATCCCAACTTGTTTGGCGGCCCATATTCCACCCAAGGATTTTGAAGGAACCCACCGGGATTACCTGAAAGCCATTGCGGAAGAATTATTCCCAATCCTCAAAGAAGAAGGTCTGTCCAATCGTATTGATGCCTTTATAGAAGATACTGCCTTTTCTGCCGAAGATATTCAATCCTATTTCCACAAGGCAAAAGAAATGGGCTTTGACATCACCGTGCATGCGGATCAGTTTTACGCCGGTGGTTCGCAGGTAGCCGTTGATTTCGGAGCCATCTCAGCAGATCATTTAGAGGCAAGTGGAGAAAAAGAAATTAGAATACTCGCCGCATTGGACACCATTGCTGTTGCTTTGCCCGGCGCTTCCATGGGTTTGGGAGTCCCATATACCCCGGCCCGAAAACTGTTGGATGCAGGTGCTTCACTAGCCATCGCCTCTGATTGGAATCCCGGTTCGGCACCTATGGGAGATCTGCTGATGCAAGCTTCAATCTTGGGTACCTTTGAGAAACTCAGCAATGCGGAAGTTCTGGCAGGAATAACCTGCAGAGCTGCAGCTGCCCTTAACCTGAATGACCGAGGTCACCTCGTATCAGGATTATTGGCGGACATCATCCTTTTTCCTACAGATGATTATAGGGAGATTACTTATCAGCAGGGGAGGTTGAAACCTGGAATGGTATTTAAAAATGGGGTTAGGGTTTAA